A single Pseudomonas brassicacearum DNA region contains:
- a CDS encoding short chain dehydrogenase, with protein sequence MKILLIGANGTIGSAIDNELSPRHEIVRIGRRSGELQVDISDSASIRALFAKTGRFDALVCAAGNVTFALLDDMSEESFALGLKDKLMGQVNLLLIGREFANDGASFTFTTGVLSHDPIKSSASAALVNGALDSFVRAAAIELPRGLRVNSVSPTVLLEAMDKYAPYFRGYKPVPAADVALAYAKSVEGLQTGQTFHVG encoded by the coding sequence ATGAAAATCCTGTTGATCGGCGCCAACGGCACCATCGGTTCGGCCATTGACAACGAACTGTCGCCGCGCCACGAAATCGTTCGGATCGGTCGTCGCAGCGGCGAATTGCAGGTGGATATCAGCGACAGCGCCTCGATCCGCGCGCTGTTCGCAAAGACCGGCCGTTTTGATGCCCTGGTCTGCGCCGCTGGCAACGTCACCTTTGCCCTCTTGGACGACATGAGCGAAGAGAGCTTTGCCCTGGGCTTGAAAGACAAGCTGATGGGCCAGGTCAACCTGCTGCTGATCGGCCGCGAATTCGCCAACGACGGTGCGTCCTTCACCTTCACCACCGGCGTGCTCAGCCACGACCCGATCAAGAGCAGTGCTTCGGCGGCCCTGGTCAACGGTGCCCTGGACAGTTTCGTGCGCGCCGCGGCAATCGAGTTGCCACGGGGCTTGCGGGTCAACTCGGTGAGCCCGACTGTGTTGCTCGAAGCCATGGACAAGTACGCCCCATACTTTCGCGGCTACAAACCCGTCCCGGCCGCCGATGTCGCGTTGGCCTACGCCAAGAGTGTCGAAGGCCTGCAAACCGGTCAGACCTTTCACGTGGGCTAA
- a CDS encoding LysR family transcriptional regulator, translated as MSEMDDLAAFAVLMEAGSFTLAAQQLGCSKGQLSKRISLLERRFSVVLLQRTTRRLSLTAAGAALLPQAQALLVQVQRARQALARLKDDICGPVRMTVPVSLGETFFEGLLMEFAGTYPNVQIELELNNGYRDLTRDGFDLAIRSDAAIDERLVARPLLAWHEMTCASPAYLDQYGEPETPLALAEHRCLLNSHYSGREEWLYHQRHELLRVRVSGPFASNHYSLLKKAALAGAGIARLPSYLLHEELADGRLRWLLRDYLTRRMPMYLVHPYQGGLPKRTQVLADYLIDWFKRSGEALDRLQR; from the coding sequence ATGAGTGAAATGGATGACCTGGCAGCGTTTGCCGTGTTGATGGAGGCCGGCAGCTTCACTCTGGCGGCCCAGCAGTTGGGGTGCAGCAAGGGTCAGTTGTCCAAGCGCATCAGTCTGTTGGAGAGGCGGTTTTCGGTGGTGTTGCTGCAACGCACCACGCGGCGCCTGAGCCTCACGGCGGCAGGGGCGGCGTTGCTGCCCCAGGCCCAGGCGTTGCTGGTTCAGGTGCAAAGGGCGCGTCAGGCATTGGCCAGGTTGAAGGACGACATTTGCGGACCGGTACGTATGACGGTTCCGGTTTCGTTGGGCGAAACGTTCTTCGAAGGCTTGCTGATGGAGTTCGCTGGCACGTATCCCAACGTGCAGATCGAACTGGAGCTCAACAACGGTTACCGTGACCTGACCCGCGATGGTTTCGACCTGGCGATCCGTTCCGACGCCGCCATCGATGAGCGGCTGGTGGCCCGGCCGTTGTTGGCGTGGCACGAAATGACCTGCGCCAGCCCGGCCTACCTCGATCAATACGGCGAACCCGAGACGCCCCTGGCCCTGGCCGAGCACCGTTGTCTGCTCAACAGCCACTACAGCGGTCGGGAAGAATGGCTTTACCACCAGCGACACGAACTTCTACGAGTGCGAGTGTCGGGGCCGTTCGCCAGTAATCACTACAGCCTGCTGAAAAAAGCTGCCCTGGCCGGCGCCGGAATCGCCCGGCTGCCGTCGTACCTGCTGCATGAAGAATTGGCCGACGGACGCTTGCGCTGGCTGCTGCGCGACTACCTGACCCGGCGCATGCCGATGTACCTGGTGCACCCGTACCAGGGTGGATTGCCCAAGCGCACCCAGGTGCTGGCTGACTATTTGATTGATTGGTTCAAGCGCAGTGGCGAGGCCCTGGATCGGCTGCAACGATAA
- a CDS encoding DoxX family protein: MTTLIAGSIQWLEKIPHSLIAFIARFSIAAVFWKSGQTKIEGLAIDLFDGTFQIGLPRLADSTIPLFKSEYALPLLSPELAAHLAATAEHVFPVLILLGLATRFSALALLGMTLTIQLFVYPDAYPTHGTWAAVLLYLMARGPGVLSIDHLIAKRYAR, translated from the coding sequence ATGACCACCCTGATTGCCGGCTCCATTCAATGGCTGGAGAAAATTCCCCACAGCCTGATCGCCTTCATCGCACGATTCTCGATTGCCGCAGTGTTCTGGAAATCCGGCCAGACCAAAATCGAAGGCCTGGCCATCGACCTGTTCGACGGCACCTTCCAGATCGGCCTGCCGCGGCTGGCGGACTCGACCATTCCCCTGTTCAAAAGTGAATACGCCCTGCCGTTGCTCTCGCCAGAACTGGCTGCGCACCTGGCAGCTACCGCCGAACATGTGTTCCCGGTCCTGATCCTGCTTGGTCTGGCGACACGCTTTTCAGCGCTGGCCTTGCTGGGGATGACCTTGACCATTCAACTGTTCGTCTACCCGGACGCCTACCCGACCCATGGCACTTGGGCGGCGGTATTGCTCTACCTGATGGCCCGTGGGCCGGGGGTGTTGTCGATCGATCACCTGATTGCCAAGCGCTACGCCCGCTGA
- a CDS encoding DUF2063 domain-containing protein produces the protein MSGQRVFAAALLDPRKACPPGLVSANGADPQSRFAVYRNNVLSSLINVLADNYPVVAQLVGEEFFRGMAGVYIQSAPPRNPVMSDYGDDFAGFVERFEPAACVPYLADVARLERLHVQAWHAADAEPMAAERIVEALSSPTQTRHLKIGLHPSLRLLQSPFAVVTIWAAHQHETPVPFEAFAAQNALVLRNGLDVQVFAINHAAHGFITALQQGLTLTAAIEASIDLDLEQTLAGLIRHQAITHLLAEQVSQ, from the coding sequence ATGAGCGGCCAGCGCGTATTCGCCGCCGCCCTGCTCGACCCGCGCAAGGCGTGCCCCCCCGGCCTGGTCAGCGCCAACGGCGCCGACCCGCAGAGCCGCTTCGCGGTTTACCGCAACAACGTGCTCAGCTCATTGATCAACGTCCTGGCCGACAATTACCCGGTGGTGGCGCAACTGGTGGGCGAGGAATTTTTCCGAGGCATGGCTGGGGTCTACATCCAGTCTGCACCGCCGCGAAACCCGGTGATGAGCGACTATGGGGATGATTTTGCCGGGTTCGTCGAACGCTTCGAACCCGCCGCCTGCGTACCGTACCTGGCGGATGTCGCCCGGCTGGAGCGACTGCACGTGCAAGCCTGGCATGCCGCCGACGCCGAGCCCATGGCCGCAGAACGGATCGTCGAAGCGCTGTCGTCCCCCACACAGACAAGGCACCTGAAGATCGGCCTGCACCCGTCACTGCGGCTGCTGCAATCGCCCTTCGCCGTGGTGACGATCTGGGCCGCCCATCAGCACGAGACACCCGTGCCGTTCGAGGCATTTGCTGCACAGAACGCCTTGGTGCTGCGCAACGGCCTCGACGTGCAGGTGTTCGCGATCAATCACGCAGCCCATGGGTTCATCACCGCCCTGCAACAGGGGCTGACCCTGACCGCCGCCATTGAAGCCTCGATCGACCTCGACCTGGAACAGACCCTGGCGGGGCTCATCCGCCACCAGGCTATCACTCACCTCCTAGCTGAACAGGTATCCCAATGA
- a CDS encoding DUF692 domain-containing protein, which produces MLNTPSLATDSRLPPRAGLGLKSEHFREVLQTRPDLGFFEVHAENYMVAGGPLHHFLGRVREQYPLSLHGVGLSIGGEGPLDVVHLQRLAALIERYQPQSFSEHLAWSSHGPVFLNDLLPLAYDEATLDRVCEHVDQVQSSLKRTLLLENPATYLAFEASTLDEPYFISEVIRRTGCGLLLDVNNVYVSCVNHCRDPLAYLDALPLQATGEIHLAGFAEDTDSLGERLLIDDHGAPIDNAVWQLYLRVLAQTGPVATLIERDNHIPPWEVLLAEARQADQLLNAVGARS; this is translated from the coding sequence ATGTTGAACACCCCATCCCTCGCCACTGATAGCCGGCTGCCGCCAAGGGCAGGGTTGGGGCTCAAGAGCGAGCATTTTCGTGAGGTGCTCCAGACCCGACCGGACCTGGGCTTTTTCGAAGTGCACGCGGAAAACTACATGGTGGCCGGCGGGCCGCTTCATCACTTCCTGGGGCGGGTACGCGAACAGTACCCGCTGTCGCTGCACGGCGTCGGCCTGTCGATCGGTGGGGAGGGGCCGCTGGATGTCGTGCATTTGCAGCGCCTGGCCGCATTGATCGAACGCTATCAGCCCCAGTCCTTTTCCGAACACCTGGCCTGGTCCAGCCACGGCCCGGTGTTTCTCAATGACCTGCTCCCCCTGGCCTACGACGAAGCGACCCTCGACCGTGTCTGCGAACACGTCGACCAGGTGCAGTCCAGCCTCAAACGTACGCTGTTGCTGGAAAACCCGGCCACCTACCTGGCGTTCGAAGCCTCGACACTCGACGAGCCATACTTCATTAGCGAAGTCATTCGTCGCACTGGCTGCGGCCTGCTGCTGGATGTAAACAACGTCTACGTTTCATGCGTCAACCACTGCCGCGATCCACTGGCCTACCTCGATGCCCTGCCCCTGCAAGCGACCGGTGAAATTCACCTGGCCGGCTTTGCCGAAGACACCGACAGCCTTGGCGAGCGTCTGTTGATAGACGACCACGGTGCGCCAATCGACAACGCAGTCTGGCAACTGTACCTCAGGGTTCTGGCGCAGACCGGGCCGGTAGCCACCTTGATCGAGCGCGACAACCACATCCCGCCATGGGAGGTGCTGCTGGCCGAAGCGCGCCAGGCCGATCAACTTTTAAATGCCGTGGGAGCCCGGTCATGA
- a CDS encoding DUF2282 domain-containing protein yields MTASTRTLSATALVLALGSALSMTAVSTVHAADDTMEKCFGVALKGKNDCAAGAGTTCAGTAKMDYQGNAWKSVPKGTCTTMESKTSPTGFGQLEAFKAKS; encoded by the coding sequence ATGACTGCTTCGACCCGCACCCTGTCCGCCACCGCCCTGGTCCTGGCCCTGGGTTCTGCCCTGAGCATGACAGCCGTCTCGACCGTCCACGCAGCCGACGACACCATGGAAAAATGCTTCGGCGTTGCCCTCAAAGGCAAGAACGACTGCGCCGCCGGCGCCGGCACCACCTGCGCCGGTACGGCCAAAATGGACTATCAGGGCAACGCCTGGAAATCGGTCCCAAAAGGCACTTGCACCACCATGGAAAGCAAAACCTCCCCGACTGGTTTCGGCCAGCTCGAAGCGTTCAAAGCCAAGTCCTGA
- a CDS encoding ABC transporter ATP-binding protein gives MLQFENVSTFYGKIQALHSVNVEVRQGEIVTLIGANGAGKSTLLMTLCGSPQAHSGSIRYMGEELVGQDSSRIMRKSIAVVPEGRRVFARLTVEENLAMGGFFTDKGDYQEQMDKVLHLFPRLKERFTQRGGTMSGGEQQMLAIGRALMSKPKLLLLDEPSLGLAPIIIQQIFDIIEQLRKDGVTVFLVEQNANQALKIADRAYVLENGRVVMQGTGEALLTDPKVREAYLGG, from the coding sequence ATGCTGCAATTCGAAAACGTTTCCACCTTCTACGGCAAGATCCAGGCCTTGCACAGCGTCAACGTCGAAGTCCGCCAGGGCGAAATCGTGACGCTGATCGGTGCCAACGGCGCCGGCAAATCCACCCTGCTGATGACGCTCTGCGGTTCGCCCCAGGCCCACAGCGGCAGCATCCGCTACATGGGTGAGGAACTGGTGGGCCAGGACTCGTCACGGATCATGCGCAAGAGCATCGCGGTGGTGCCGGAAGGTCGTCGGGTATTTGCCCGGCTGACCGTGGAAGAGAACCTCGCCATGGGCGGGTTCTTCACCGACAAGGGCGACTATCAGGAACAAATGGACAAGGTCCTGCACCTTTTCCCACGCCTGAAAGAACGCTTTACCCAGCGCGGCGGCACCATGTCCGGCGGTGAACAGCAAATGCTCGCCATCGGCCGTGCGCTGATGAGCAAGCCCAAGCTGCTGCTGCTCGACGAGCCCTCCCTGGGCCTGGCACCGATCATCATCCAGCAGATCTTCGACATCATCGAACAACTGCGCAAGGATGGCGTGACGGTGTTCCTGGTGGAACAGAACGCCAACCAGGCGCTGAAAATCGCCGACCGGGCTTACGTGTTGGAGAACGGTCGCGTGGTGATGCAAGGCACCGGTGAAGCCCTGCTGACCGACCCGAAAGTGCGCGAGGCGTACCTGGGCGGTTGA
- the livG gene encoding high-affinity branched-chain amino acid ABC transporter ATP-binding protein LivG produces MSREILKVENLSMRFGGLLAVNGVALTVKEKQVVALIGPNGAGKTTVFNCLTGFYQPTGGTILLDGEPIQGLPGHQIARKGVVRTFQNVRLFKDMTAVENLLIAQHRHLNTNFFAGLFKTPAFRKSEREAMEYAEYWLDKVNLKEFANRTAGTLAYGQQRRLEIARCMMTRPRILMLDEPAAGLNPKETEDLKALIGVLREEHDVTVLLIEHDMKLVMSISDHIVVINQGTPLADGSPEQIRDNPEVIKAYLGEA; encoded by the coding sequence ATGAGCCGCGAGATCCTCAAGGTTGAAAATTTAAGCATGCGCTTCGGCGGCTTGCTGGCGGTCAACGGCGTGGCCCTGACCGTAAAAGAAAAACAGGTGGTTGCCCTGATTGGGCCCAACGGCGCGGGCAAGACCACCGTGTTCAACTGCCTGACCGGCTTCTACCAGCCCACCGGCGGCACCATCCTGCTGGACGGCGAGCCGATCCAGGGCCTGCCCGGCCACCAGATCGCCCGCAAGGGTGTGGTGCGTACCTTCCAGAACGTGCGGCTGTTCAAGGACATGACGGCGGTCGAGAACCTGTTGATCGCCCAGCATCGTCACCTGAACACCAACTTCTTTGCCGGCCTGTTCAAGACCCCGGCGTTCCGCAAAAGCGAACGCGAGGCCATGGAGTACGCCGAGTACTGGCTGGACAAGGTCAACCTCAAGGAGTTCGCCAACCGTACCGCCGGGACCCTGGCCTACGGTCAGCAACGACGCCTGGAAATCGCCCGCTGCATGATGACCCGTCCGCGGATCCTCATGCTCGACGAGCCGGCCGCCGGCCTGAACCCGAAGGAAACCGAAGACCTCAAAGCGCTGATCGGCGTGCTGCGCGAGGAGCACGATGTCACCGTGCTGCTGATCGAGCACGACATGAAGCTGGTCATGAGCATTTCCGACCATATCGTCGTGATCAACCAGGGCACGCCGCTGGCCGACGGTTCGCCGGAACAGATCCGCGACAATCCTGAAGTGATCAAAGCCTACCTGGGGGAAGCGTAA
- a CDS encoding high-affinity branched-chain amino acid ABC transporter permease LivM yields MTRHLKSALFSALLVWAVAYPVLGLKLTIVGINLEVHGTSPAILATIAVCSVLMFLRVLFSTQISAAWKSSPGLPVIPAKASNFLTLPTTQRWIVLSLIVVALVWPFFGSRGAVDIATLILIYVMLGLGLNIVVGLAGLLDLGYVGFYAVGAYSYALLSHYYGLSFWICLPIAGMMAATFGFLLGFPVLRLRGDYLAIVTLGFGEIIRLFLRNLTDITGGPNGISNIEKPTFFGLTFERKAAEGLQTFHEYFGLQYSSINKVIFLYLVALLLALAALFVINRLLRMPIGRAWEALREDEIACRALGLNPTIIKLSAFTLGAAFAGFAGSFFAARQGLVTPESFTFIESAIILAIVVLGGMGSQLGVILAAIVMILLPEMMREFSEYRMLMFGALMVLMMIWRPQGLLPMQRPHMELRK; encoded by the coding sequence ATGACTAGGCATCTCAAATCGGCGCTTTTCAGCGCCCTGCTGGTCTGGGCCGTGGCCTACCCGGTACTGGGTCTTAAACTGACCATCGTCGGCATCAACCTGGAAGTGCACGGCACCAGCCCGGCCATCCTGGCGACCATCGCCGTGTGTTCCGTACTGATGTTTTTGCGGGTGTTGTTCAGCACGCAGATCAGCGCCGCGTGGAAGTCCTCGCCCGGCCTGCCGGTGATCCCGGCCAAGGCCAGCAACTTCCTGACCCTGCCGACCACCCAGCGCTGGATCGTGCTGTCCCTGATCGTCGTGGCGCTGGTCTGGCCGTTCTTCGGTTCGCGCGGTGCGGTGGACATCGCCACGCTGATCCTGATCTACGTGATGCTCGGCCTGGGCCTGAACATCGTGGTAGGCCTGGCCGGTCTGTTGGACCTGGGCTACGTCGGCTTTTATGCCGTCGGGGCCTACAGCTACGCGCTGCTGTCGCATTACTACGGCCTGAGCTTCTGGATCTGCCTGCCGATCGCCGGGATGATGGCCGCCACCTTCGGTTTCCTGCTGGGCTTCCCGGTCCTGCGCTTGCGCGGCGACTACCTGGCCATCGTGACCCTGGGTTTTGGCGAGATCATCCGTCTGTTCCTGCGCAACCTGACCGACATCACCGGCGGTCCGAACGGCATCAGCAACATCGAGAAACCGACGTTCTTCGGCCTGACCTTCGAACGTAAAGCCGCCGAAGGCCTGCAGACCTTCCATGAGTACTTCGGTCTGCAGTACAGCTCGATCAACAAGGTGATCTTCCTTTACCTGGTTGCCCTGTTGCTGGCCCTGGCTGCGCTGTTCGTCATCAACCGCCTGCTGCGCATGCCGATCGGCCGCGCCTGGGAGGCATTGCGTGAAGACGAAATCGCCTGCCGCGCCCTGGGTCTCAACCCGACGATCATCAAGCTGTCGGCCTTCACCCTCGGTGCTGCGTTCGCCGGTTTCGCCGGCAGTTTCTTCGCCGCACGCCAAGGCCTGGTGACGCCGGAATCCTTCACCTTCATCGAGTCGGCGATCATCCTCGCCATCGTCGTGCTGGGCGGGATGGGCTCGCAGTTGGGTGTGATCCTGGCAGCGATCGTGATGATCCTGCTGCCGGAAATGATGCGTGAATTCAGCGAATACCGCATGTTGATGTTCGGCGCCTTGATGGTGCTGATGATGATCTGGCGTCCTCAAGGTCTGCTGCCTATGCAACGCCCCCACATGGAGCTGCGCAAATGA
- the livH gene encoding high-affinity branched-chain amino acid ABC transporter permease LivH, producing the protein MPDIYHFFQQLVNGLTVGSTYALIAIGYTMVYGIIGMINFAHGEVYMIGSYVAFIAIAGLSMMGLDSVPLLMTAAFIASIVVTSSYGYSIERIAYRPLRGSNRLIPLISAIGMSIFLQNTVLLSQDSKDKSIPNLIPGNIAFGPGGAHEVLISYMQIVVFVVTLVAMLGLTLFISRSRLGRACRACAEDIKMANLLGINTNNIIALTFVIGAALAAVAAVLLSMQYGVINPNAGFLVGLKAFTAAVLGGIGSIPGAMLGGLVLGVAEAFGADIFGDQYKDVVAFGLLVLVLLFRPTGILGRPEVEKV; encoded by the coding sequence ATGCCTGACATCTATCACTTCTTCCAGCAGCTGGTTAACGGCCTGACCGTTGGCAGCACGTATGCCCTGATCGCCATCGGCTATACGATGGTTTACGGCATCATTGGAATGATCAACTTCGCCCACGGCGAGGTGTACATGATCGGCTCCTACGTGGCGTTCATCGCCATCGCCGGGCTGAGCATGATGGGACTCGACAGTGTCCCGCTGTTGATGACCGCGGCTTTCATCGCGAGCATCGTCGTCACCAGCTCCTATGGCTACAGCATCGAACGGATCGCCTACCGCCCCCTGCGCGGCAGCAACCGTCTGATCCCGCTGATTTCCGCCATCGGCATGTCGATCTTCCTGCAGAACACGGTACTGCTCTCGCAAGACTCCAAGGACAAATCCATTCCCAACCTGATCCCCGGCAATATTGCCTTCGGGCCAGGTGGGGCACATGAAGTGCTGATTTCCTACATGCAAATCGTGGTGTTCGTGGTGACCCTGGTCGCCATGCTCGGCCTGACGCTGTTCATCTCCCGTTCCCGCCTCGGCCGCGCCTGCCGCGCCTGCGCCGAGGACATCAAGATGGCCAACCTGCTGGGCATCAACACCAACAACATCATCGCCCTGACCTTCGTCATCGGTGCGGCCCTGGCGGCCGTCGCTGCGGTGCTGTTGAGCATGCAATACGGTGTGATCAACCCCAACGCCGGCTTCCTCGTCGGGCTGAAAGCCTTCACCGCCGCGGTCCTGGGCGGCATCGGCAGCATTCCCGGCGCAATGCTCGGCGGGTTGGTGCTGGGCGTGGCGGAAGCCTTTGGCGCCGACATCTTCGGCGACCAGTACAAGGACGTCGTGGCATTCGGCTTGTTGGTTCTGGTTCTGTTATTCCGGCCGACCGGCATCCTGGGCCGTCCGGAGGTTGAGAAAGTATGA
- a CDS encoding branched-chain amino acid ABC transporter substrate-binding protein, protein MTKATKQISKLFAAMVLAGVASHSFAADTIKIGIAGPKTGPVAQYGDMQFSGAKMAIEQINAKGGVDGKKLEAVEYDDACDPKQAVAVANKVVNDGVKFVIGHLCSSSTQPASDIYEDEGVIMITPAATSPDITTRGYKMIFRTIGLDSAQGPAAGNYIADYVKPKIVAVLHDKQQYGEGIASAVKTTLEKKGVKVAVFEGVNAGDKDFSSMIAKLKQANVDFVYYGGYHPELGLILRQSQEKGLKAKFMGPEGVGNDSISQIAKEASEGLLVTLPKSFDQDPANIALADAFKAKKEDPSGPFVFPSYSAVQVIAGGIEAAKSEDTTKVAEAIHKGTFKTPTGDLSFDEKGDLKDFKFVVYEWHFGKPKTEASPQ, encoded by the coding sequence ATGACTAAGGCTACTAAGCAGATTTCCAAACTGTTTGCCGCTATGGTTCTGGCCGGGGTTGCCAGCCATTCGTTTGCCGCCGACACCATCAAGATCGGCATCGCCGGCCCAAAAACCGGCCCTGTAGCCCAATACGGCGACATGCAGTTCAGTGGTGCGAAAATGGCCATTGAACAAATCAACGCCAAGGGCGGCGTCGATGGCAAGAAACTCGAAGCCGTTGAATACGATGATGCCTGTGATCCAAAACAAGCGGTCGCGGTCGCGAACAAGGTCGTCAATGACGGCGTCAAGTTCGTGATCGGCCACCTGTGCTCCAGCTCCACCCAGCCGGCTTCGGACATCTACGAAGACGAAGGCGTGATCATGATCACCCCGGCGGCTACCAGCCCGGACATCACCACTCGCGGCTACAAGATGATCTTCCGCACCATCGGCCTGGACAGCGCCCAGGGCCCGGCGGCCGGCAACTACATCGCCGACTACGTCAAGCCGAAAATCGTTGCGGTCCTGCACGACAAGCAGCAGTACGGTGAAGGCATCGCCAGCGCCGTGAAAACGACCCTCGAGAAGAAAGGCGTGAAAGTGGCCGTCTTCGAAGGCGTGAACGCTGGCGACAAAGACTTCTCCTCGATGATCGCCAAGCTCAAGCAAGCCAACGTCGACTTCGTCTACTACGGCGGCTACCACCCGGAGCTGGGCCTGATCCTGCGTCAATCCCAGGAAAAAGGCCTGAAGGCCAAGTTCATGGGTCCGGAAGGCGTGGGTAACGACTCCATCTCGCAAATCGCCAAGGAAGCTTCCGAAGGCCTGCTGGTGACCCTGCCGAAATCCTTCGACCAGGACCCTGCCAACATCGCCCTGGCCGATGCCTTCAAGGCCAAGAAAGAAGACCCGAGCGGTCCGTTCGTGTTCCCGTCCTACTCCGCTGTCCAGGTGATTGCCGGTGGTATCGAAGCCGCCAAGAGCGAAGACACGACCAAAGTGGCTGAAGCCATCCACAAAGGCACCTTCAAGACCCCAACCGGCGACCTGAGCTTCGACGAAAAAGGCGACCTGAAGGACTTCAAGTTCGTGGTCTACGAGTGGCATTTCGGCAAACCTAAAACCGAAGCTTCGCCTCAGTAA
- a CDS encoding DUF2288 domain-containing protein produces the protein MNQEPSTLYAKLLGETASITWKELEPFFAKGALLWVDPALDLIAAAEAVAQDEGTKVAAWLAAEQLAKLSETRALDFLERDPQLWAVVVSPWIMIQERASN, from the coding sequence ATGAATCAAGAACCTAGCACCCTCTATGCCAAGCTGCTTGGTGAAACCGCATCCATCACCTGGAAAGAGCTGGAGCCGTTCTTTGCCAAGGGTGCCCTATTGTGGGTCGATCCGGCACTGGATTTGATCGCCGCCGCCGAGGCCGTCGCCCAGGACGAAGGTACCAAAGTCGCCGCCTGGCTGGCCGCCGAGCAGCTCGCCAAGCTGTCTGAAACGCGGGCGCTGGATTTTCTGGAACGCGATCCGCAGCTTTGGGCAGTGGTGGTTTCGCCCTGGATTATGATCCAGGAAAGGGCGTCGAACTGA
- a CDS encoding spinster family MFS transporter has translation MQNSTQAANAWRILFLLFLANLFNFFDRTIPAIIIEPIRMEWSLSDFQIGIIGTAFTIVYAIAGLPLGRMADTGSRSKLMGWGLATWSALTAVNGLVGSFWAFLVVRMGIGIGEASYAPAANSLIGDLFPAHRRARAMGIFMLGLPIGLLLAFFTIGAMVKAFDSWRAPFFIAAVPGLVLALFMFFIKEPKRGAAETVQVSQEKVDRPIRRVLAIPTFLWLVLAGLCFNFATYACNSFLVPMLQRYFLMPLHEAAVATGIMVGVTGLFGLTLGGWIADKIHQRVPSGRLLFAAFSLVISTLTTAWALHAGRIEIGVFVAVFSVGWLFAYTFYTCVYTAIQDVVEPRLRATAMALFFAGLYLLGGGLGPVVVGGLSDYFARTAMAAAGVEQMSEAFKAIGLHDAMYLIPVALFLTMVFLFLASRCFVRDAKRMKDGMSAVVVPEGVVATA, from the coding sequence ATGCAGAACTCGACCCAAGCGGCGAATGCCTGGCGCATTCTGTTCCTGTTGTTCCTGGCCAATCTGTTCAACTTCTTCGACCGCACCATCCCGGCGATCATCATCGAGCCGATCCGTATGGAGTGGAGCCTCAGCGACTTCCAGATCGGCATCATCGGCACCGCCTTCACCATCGTCTACGCCATTGCCGGCTTGCCATTGGGACGCATGGCCGATACCGGTTCGCGCAGCAAGTTGATGGGCTGGGGCCTGGCGACCTGGAGCGCGCTGACGGCGGTCAACGGCCTGGTGGGCAGTTTCTGGGCGTTCCTGGTGGTGCGCATGGGCATCGGGATAGGCGAAGCCAGCTACGCGCCGGCAGCCAACTCGCTGATCGGCGATCTGTTCCCGGCTCATCGCCGGGCGCGGGCGATGGGTATCTTCATGCTAGGCCTGCCGATCGGCCTGTTGCTGGCGTTCTTCACCATCGGGGCGATGGTCAAGGCCTTCGACAGCTGGCGCGCGCCATTCTTTATCGCGGCGGTGCCAGGCTTGGTGCTGGCGTTGTTCATGTTCTTCATCAAGGAGCCCAAGCGCGGGGCGGCGGAAACCGTGCAGGTTTCCCAGGAAAAGGTCGACCGGCCGATTCGTCGGGTGTTGGCGATTCCTACCTTCCTGTGGCTGGTGCTGGCCGGGTTGTGCTTCAACTTCGCGACCTATGCTTGCAACTCCTTCCTGGTGCCGATGCTGCAACGCTACTTCCTGATGCCGTTGCACGAGGCGGCGGTTGCCACCGGGATCATGGTGGGCGTGACCGGGTTGTTCGGCTTGACCCTCGGCGGCTGGATCGCCGACAAGATTCATCAGCGCGTGCCCAGTGGCCGCTTGCTGTTCGCCGCGTTCAGCCTGGTGATCTCGACGCTCACCACCGCCTGGGCATTGCATGCCGGGCGGATTGAAATCGGCGTGTTCGTCGCGGTGTTCAGTGTCGGCTGGTTGTTCGCCTATACCTTTTATACCTGCGTGTACACGGCGATCCAGGACGTGGTCGAGCCGCGCTTGCGGGCCACGGCGATGGCGCTGTTCTTCGCCGGCCTGTACTTGCTCGGCGGTGGCCTGGGGCCGGTGGTGGTGGGCGGCTTGTCCGACTACTTCGCCCGCACGGCCATGGCGGCCGCGGGTGTCGAGCAAATGAGCGAAGCGTTCAAGGCCATCGGCTTGCACGACGCCATGTACCTGATCCCGGTCGCGTTGTTCCTGACCATGGTGTTCCTGTTCCTGGCGTCACGTTGCTTCGTGCGCGACGCCAAGCGGATGAAGGATGGGATGAGCGCCGTGGTGGTGCCCGAAGGTGTCGTGGCGACGGCCTGA